From Acidimicrobiia bacterium, a single genomic window includes:
- a CDS encoding MFS transporter: MHRGPARRGLVLTTMCVGMFLVLLDVTIVNVALADIRRDLAVHAAGLEWVVDADTLGFATLMLTAGALGDAFGRRRLAVSGLLVFGAGSVVCGAALGLSMLLTGRALQGIGGALLLPQTLAVIAREYPEPAEQARAFGIWAGVSSLALPAGPLLGGVLVDRFGWPSVFLVNVPVVAVAAAATLWLVHDDRRRARHGLDARGQVLAIVTVGGWTVGVVEAARLGWSSPVVIGALVIGALALVVFVHVERHARDPMLPLHWFRRRAFAAPNAVGLLMNFGGVGMLYLVTLLLQVVERRSALAAGVWLVAFTAPLALLAPVAGRVSARFGTRLPMVAGMTLAAAGVCLFLPAGGHGRGDGLLLTGMALAGTGLALNTAPMVAAVMRALPEERGAFASAVNNTARQVGAALGVAALGGIAGDPGAPSFVRGVHVAAGVTALAWVGAAAVAAVSVDPRRAAPARASERVRSAA, from the coding sequence ATGCATCGCGGACCCGCCCGGCGCGGGCTCGTCCTCACGACGATGTGCGTCGGCATGTTCCTCGTGCTGCTCGACGTGACCATCGTGAACGTCGCGCTGGCCGACATCCGCCGTGACCTCGCGGTGCACGCCGCGGGGCTCGAGTGGGTCGTCGACGCCGACACGCTCGGGTTCGCGACGTTGATGCTGACCGCCGGGGCGCTCGGCGACGCGTTCGGGCGACGGCGTCTCGCGGTGAGCGGGCTGCTGGTGTTCGGGGCCGGGTCGGTCGTGTGCGGGGCGGCACTGGGACTCTCGATGCTGCTGACCGGGCGCGCGCTGCAGGGGATCGGCGGCGCGTTGCTGCTGCCGCAGACGCTCGCGGTCATCGCCCGCGAGTATCCGGAGCCGGCCGAGCAGGCGCGCGCGTTCGGGATCTGGGCGGGGGTGTCGAGCCTGGCGCTGCCGGCCGGGCCGCTCCTCGGTGGTGTCCTGGTCGACCGGTTCGGTTGGCCGTCGGTGTTCCTCGTGAACGTTCCGGTCGTCGCGGTCGCCGCGGCAGCGACGCTGTGGCTCGTCCACGACGACCGGCGACGCGCGCGACACGGCCTCGACGCGCGCGGTCAGGTGCTCGCGATCGTCACGGTCGGCGGGTGGACCGTGGGTGTCGTCGAGGCGGCTCGGCTCGGCTGGTCGTCGCCGGTCGTGATCGGCGCGCTCGTGATCGGCGCGCTCGCACTCGTGGTGTTCGTCCACGTCGAGCGACACGCACGCGACCCGATGCTGCCGTTGCACTGGTTCCGCCGACGTGCCTTCGCCGCGCCGAACGCCGTCGGGTTGCTCATGAACTTCGGCGGCGTCGGGATGCTCTATCTCGTCACGTTGCTCCTCCAGGTCGTGGAACGGCGCTCGGCGCTCGCGGCCGGCGTGTGGCTGGTCGCGTTCACTGCGCCGCTCGCACTCCTCGCGCCGGTGGCCGGGCGGGTGTCCGCGCGCTTCGGGACGCGCCTGCCGATGGTGGCCGGCATGACGCTCGCGGCGGCCGGCGTGTGTCTCTTCCTGCCTGCGGGCGGACACGGTCGCGGCGACGGCCTCCTGCTGACCGGGATGGCGCTCGCCGGTACGGGGCTCGCGCTGAACACCGCGCCGATGGTCGCCGCGGTCATGCGGGCGTTGCCCGAGGAGCGCGGCGCGTTCGCGTCGGCCGTGAACAACACGGCCCGCCAGGTCGGCGCCGCGCTCGGCGTCGCGGCGCTCGGCGGCATCGCGGGTGACCCCGGCGCGCCGTCGTTCGTGCGCGGTGTGCACGTCGCCGCGGGCGTGACGGCGTTGGCCTGGGTCGGCGCGGCGGCGGTCGCGGCCGTCAGCGTCGACCCGCGACGCGCAGCGCCAGCGCGGGCGTCGGAGCGGGTGCGATCGGCAGCGTGA
- a CDS encoding winged helix-turn-helix domain-containing protein, which produces MSGDADLAHVGALLAEPARCRILLALADGRALPASALAREARVASSTASGHLARLLDAGFLDVEQHGRHRYYRFAGSHVAELVEAIARVAPPSPVRNLTDDRRRAALRRARTCYDHLAGRLGVDVLMGCARRGYVSGHDGSYRPGVDRLSAPGRDVVYRLTPRGIDELARIGIDVDGWSTETPVRHCVDWTEQRHHLAGDVGRRIARRVEELGWVTRPRAGRALVVTRAGVAGFADAFGVGISAGA; this is translated from the coding sequence ATGTCCGGCGACGCCGATCTCGCGCACGTCGGCGCGCTGCTCGCGGAGCCGGCGCGTTGTCGCATCCTGCTCGCACTCGCCGACGGCCGCGCGCTGCCCGCGTCGGCGCTCGCACGCGAGGCGCGCGTTGCGTCGTCGACCGCGAGCGGGCATCTTGCGCGACTGCTCGACGCGGGCTTCCTCGACGTCGAGCAGCACGGTCGCCACCGCTACTACCGGTTCGCCGGTTCGCACGTCGCGGAGCTCGTCGAGGCGATCGCCCGCGTCGCGCCGCCGTCACCGGTCCGCAACCTCACCGACGACCGTCGCCGCGCCGCGCTGCGACGCGCCCGCACCTGCTACGACCATCTGGCCGGACGTCTGGGCGTCGACGTGCTCATGGGATGCGCGCGACGCGGGTACGTCAGCGGTCACGACGGCTCGTACCGTCCCGGGGTCGACCGTCTGTCCGCGCCCGGACGCGACGTCGTCTACCGGCTCACACCGCGCGGCATCGACGAGCTCGCGCGCATCGGGATCGACGTCGACGGCTGGTCCACCGAGACGCCCGTCCGTCACTGCGTCGACTGGACGGAGCAGCGACACCACCTCGCGGGTGACGTCGGTCGCCGCATCGCGCGGCGTGTCGAGGAGCTCGGGTGGGTCACGCGGCCACGCGCCGGTCGCGCGCTCGTCGTCACGCGCGCGGGCGTTGCGGGCTTCGCCGACGCGTTCGGCGTCGGCATCTCAGCCGGTGCGTGA
- a CDS encoding VOC family protein, with protein sequence MDVGLTHVALPVADAAASIRFYERYASMRVVHQRSDEPGSRVVWLSDLTRPFVIVLIEHAGDPARLSGWSHLGVACASRDDVDRLCADARDEGLAVAGPFDAGPPVGYWAIIPDPDGHNLELSFGQDVGTTVETSRTG encoded by the coding sequence ATGGACGTGGGACTGACGCACGTCGCGCTGCCGGTGGCGGACGCCGCTGCCAGCATCCGGTTCTACGAGCGGTACGCCTCGATGCGCGTCGTGCACCAGCGCAGTGACGAGCCCGGCTCACGGGTCGTGTGGTTGAGCGATCTCACCCGACCGTTCGTGATCGTCCTGATCGAGCACGCGGGCGACCCCGCGCGGTTGTCCGGCTGGTCGCACCTGGGTGTCGCGTGCGCGTCGCGCGACGACGTCGACCGGTTGTGCGCGGACGCGCGCGACGAGGGGCTCGCCGTGGCGGGGCCGTTCGACGCCGGACCACCCGTCGGCTACTGGGCGATCATCCCCGACCCCGACGGCCACAACCTCGAGCTGTCGTTCGGTCAGGACGTCGGGACGACGGTCGAGACGTCACGCACCGGCTGA
- a CDS encoding alpha-L-fucosidase, whose product MSGRALPQWFDDAKLGIFVHWTPASVPAYAPVGPDPFTVAARDGWERAMRENPYVEWYQNSLAIEGSPVQRHHRATYGDTDYATFVHEFADAQACWHADAWADLFAAAGARYVVLVTKHHDGYLQWPSATPPVRADWHARRDVVTELADAVRARGMRFGVYYSGGLDWTFGGLPITDLPSMLAAIPQDEDYVRYVDAHWRELIARVEPSVLWNDIGSPAALDLEALFAHYYGRVPDGVVNNRFDMLGVAAGTVHADFVTPEYTTATDARGPKWETTRGIGTSFGFNREEREDDYLSSRALVHLLVDVVASGGNLLLNVGPNADGTVVWDQATRLLALGHWLHANGEAIYGTVPCDGGVTTNAAGDPVRFTSARDADTRYAIVLDPPARRDVHLPGVDASGALAVTRVDDGCELPYETADDGIVVTLPIAPAPTPALALRVAGRR is encoded by the coding sequence GTGTCGGGACGCGCGCTGCCGCAGTGGTTCGACGACGCGAAGCTCGGCATCTTCGTGCACTGGACGCCGGCCAGCGTTCCCGCGTACGCGCCGGTCGGGCCCGACCCGTTCACCGTCGCCGCGCGCGACGGGTGGGAACGGGCGATGCGCGAGAACCCGTACGTCGAGTGGTACCAGAACTCGCTCGCGATCGAGGGCAGTCCTGTCCAGCGCCACCACCGAGCCACGTACGGCGACACCGACTACGCGACGTTCGTGCACGAGTTCGCGGACGCGCAGGCGTGCTGGCACGCCGATGCCTGGGCCGACCTGTTCGCCGCGGCCGGCGCGCGCTACGTCGTGCTCGTCACGAAGCATCACGACGGGTATCTGCAGTGGCCGAGCGCGACACCGCCCGTCCGCGCAGACTGGCACGCCCGACGCGACGTCGTCACCGAGCTCGCGGACGCGGTGCGGGCGCGGGGCATGCGCTTCGGCGTGTACTACTCGGGCGGTCTCGACTGGACGTTCGGCGGCCTCCCGATCACCGACCTGCCGTCCATGCTCGCGGCCATCCCGCAAGACGAGGACTACGTCCGCTACGTCGACGCCCACTGGCGCGAGCTGATCGCGCGCGTCGAGCCGTCCGTGCTGTGGAACGACATCGGCTCGCCCGCCGCGCTCGATCTCGAAGCATTGTTCGCCCACTACTACGGCCGGGTGCCGGACGGCGTCGTGAACAACCGCTTCGACATGCTCGGCGTCGCGGCCGGGACCGTGCACGCCGACTTCGTCACGCCCGAGTACACGACCGCGACCGACGCGCGCGGGCCGAAGTGGGAGACGACGCGCGGCATCGGGACGTCGTTCGGGTTCAACCGCGAAGAGCGTGAGGACGACTACCTGTCCTCCCGCGCTCTCGTGCACCTCCTCGTCGACGTGGTCGCGTCAGGTGGGAACCTGCTGCTGAACGTCGGCCCGAACGCGGACGGGACCGTCGTGTGGGACCAGGCGACACGTCTGCTCGCGCTCGGCCACTGGCTCCACGCCAACGGTGAGGCGATCTACGGGACCGTCCCGTGCGACGGTGGCGTGACCACGAACGCGGCGGGCGATCCAGTCCGCTTCACGAGCGCGCGCGACGCGGACACGAGGTACGCGATCGTGCTCGACCCGCCGGCCCGGCGCGACGTCCACCTCCCCGGCGTCGACGCATCCGGCGCGCTCGCGGTCACACGCGTCGACGACGGGTGCGAGCTGCCGTACGAGACCGCGGATGACGGGATCGTCGTCACGCTGCCGATCGCACCCGCTCCGACGCCCGCGCTGGCGCTGCGCGTCGCGGGTCGACGCTGA